The genomic stretch TGCAACACGACGAGTGGGATAGTTTGCTCAATCGAGCTGATGCGGCCTTATATCTGGCAAAACGCAAAGGCCGCAATCGAGTCTGTTTGGTGTCCGATATTTAACCCGCTGGATAACAAACTGGCTGATTATCAAGCGAACTTAGCGCGAGCCTTTTGTACACAAGTGACAATCGCCACCACGAGTAGCCCCGCGAGCACCCCAATCATACCGTTAAGTAGCACCGGGAGCAGCGCATTGGCCAAGGTGTATGCCGAGAAATTCATTAACACGGGTTCAATCAAGTGATGAATAGCCGGAACGTTGTGCACCACGATGCCTCCACCGACGAGGAACATGGCGGCAGTTCCCACTATTGTTAACCCTTTCATCAGCTTAGGTGCAAAGCGAATCAAGCCCTGACCCAGCGTATTACCAATTCCCTTGCCGTGCGAGCGGCGTTCGAGATAAAAGCCAAGATCATCGAGTTTGACAATCGCTGCAACAAGGCCATAGACACCGATGGTCATGACAAAAGCGATCAAACTCACCACTAATATTTGCGCGGTGGTACTTTGGCCTTGCACTGTCCCCAGTGCTATCACGATAATTTCCGCCGAGAGGATAAAATCGGTTCGTACCGCCCCTGCAATTTTCTGTTTTTCATAAGCTGCAATGTCGGTAATCGCTTGCTCAGTTCCGCTCTCCTTATCTTCCGATGGTTCGGCGTGATGCCACTTTTCAAGGATTTTCTCCGCGCCTTCAAAGCAGAGAAACAGGCCACCGAGCAGAAGCAGCGGCATGATTAACCAAGGGACGAAAGCGCTGATCAGTAGCGCTGTGGGCACTAGGATACATTTGTTTCTAAACGAGCCCTTGGCAACCGCCCAGACAACGGGAATTTCCCGCTCTGCGCTCACCCCAGACACTTGCTGGGCATTGAGAGCCAAATCATCCCCTAGCACACCTGCGGTCTTCTTCGCTGCCACTTTAGACATGACGGCCACATCATCCAACACGGATGCAATGTCATCCAATAAGGTTAATAAACTCGCCCCTGCCATTTTATTGTCTCGTTGTATAAATTACTGTATTTCAAAATGTAACAGCGACCTCGACTCTTGCAAAGCGATTATTCTGCGCGCTATGCAACATCTTCGACGCGGTTGTTTTCAGCTTAGAGTCGATCTACCCTTGGCTCTTCATCCACAGGTACGCCTAAAGGGAATGCCATGCAAACAAGACAAACTCACCCAATCGGAACACCGGGACAAAAATGGGGAGAAGAGGAGCGCCTGGCTTGGCGAGCTCAAACTCACATTCAACGTGAATACCAAAGTGAAGTGGTGCCAAAGATTCAAGCCTTGGCCGAGCAGTTTGACATCGCGCAATATGGCGCGCTCTCTTACGATCCCGCGCGTTATCCGCTGTTTTGCCTCAAGAGCAAACGTTGGGACAAAACAAAGCCAACGGTACTGATTACCGGGGGTGTACACGGCTATGAGACAAGCGGTGTGCATGGCGCTTTGCAGTTTATGGCAACCGAGGGCAAACGCTATGAATCTCACTTCAATCTGGTGTGTGCACCTTGTATCAGCCCTTGGGGCTATGAAGTGATCAACCGTTGGAACCCCAACGCACTCGATCCGAATCGCTCTTTCTATCCAAACAGCCCAGCGGAAGAATCCGCTCATTTGCTCAGTTTGGTCGCACAGTTAAGCGACGTGCTGGTGCATTTCGATCTGCATGAAACAACCGACAGCGACGAAAGCGAATTTCGCCCAGCGCTAGCAGCACGTGATGGCCAAGAATTTGAACCCGGCAACATTCCGGATGGTTTTTACACCGTCGGCGACAGCGAAAATCCGCAGCCAGAATTTCAAGCAGCGGTCATTGCTTGCGTGGCGAAAGTGACGCACATTGCGCCAGCGGATGAAAATGGCGAGATCATTGGCTCTAGCGTGGTGCAACATGGCGTGATCAACTACCCAATGGCGAAACTGGGGCTTTGCGGCGGCATCACGCAATGCCGTTTTGGCACCACCACGGAAGTCTATCCTGACAGCCCTAAAGTCACCGCCCAAGAGTGCAACGACGCACAAGTGGCAGCGATTGTCGGCGGTTTGGATTACGTGATCAGCACGCTTTAGATTCAAACTCCGCTTGGTTACAGCAAACGGCTTTTATACTGCTCCGGGGTTAGCCCGGAGTATTTTTTAAACATCGAAATGAATGGGCTCGCCTGATTGTAACCCAGTGTCAGCGCCACCTCTTTTACCGTTTGCCCTTTGCGCAACAGTTCCATCGAGTAGAGGTAACGCACACGCAGCCGCCACTCGGTAAAACTCATCCCTAATTCACTCTGACAATGCCGCGCGAGTGTGCGCTCTGTGGTGTGTACGCGCTCTGCCCAAGCAGAAAGCGGCGTGTTGTCGGTCGGATTTTCCTCCACGTGCGCCAGCACAGGCGCCAGATATTTATTGTTCGACGAGGGCAAAAAGTGGTGTTCGGTTTTTTGCGTCGCAAGCTGATCGAGCAATACCTGCACTAAACGTTTGTCGGCATCACTTTGCGCCACACTGATATCACGAGCGCGAAAATCTTCAATGATCGCCGACACAATGGGCGTAATCTTGATCAAACTGGTTTTGGCGGGAAATTGCTCAGTCAAACTGCTGGAGA from Vibrio navarrensis encodes the following:
- a CDS encoding DUF808 domain-containing protein — encoded protein: MAGASLLTLLDDIASVLDDVAVMSKVAAKKTAGVLGDDLALNAQQVSGVSAEREIPVVWAVAKGSFRNKCILVPTALLISAFVPWLIMPLLLLGGLFLCFEGAEKILEKWHHAEPSEDKESGTEQAITDIAAYEKQKIAGAVRTDFILSAEIIVIALGTVQGQSTTAQILVVSLIAFVMTIGVYGLVAAIVKLDDLGFYLERRSHGKGIGNTLGQGLIRFAPKLMKGLTIVGTAAMFLVGGGIVVHNVPAIHHLIEPVLMNFSAYTLANALLPVLLNGMIGVLAGLLVVAIVTCVQKARAKFA
- a CDS encoding M14 family metallopeptidase codes for the protein MQTRQTHPIGTPGQKWGEEERLAWRAQTHIQREYQSEVVPKIQALAEQFDIAQYGALSYDPARYPLFCLKSKRWDKTKPTVLITGGVHGYETSGVHGALQFMATEGKRYESHFNLVCAPCISPWGYEVINRWNPNALDPNRSFYPNSPAEESAHLLSLVAQLSDVLVHFDLHETTDSDESEFRPALAARDGQEFEPGNIPDGFYTVGDSENPQPEFQAAVIACVAKVTHIAPADENGEIIGSSVVQHGVINYPMAKLGLCGGITQCRFGTTTEVYPDSPKVTAQECNDAQVAAIVGGLDYVISTL
- a CDS encoding AraC family transcriptional regulator, which encodes MKKKTRNLHPSLSIKRAPSDVFMNFEAFLSNTETRAHSHPWGQVQLISGGILEMEAQGTRFLAPPHLAIWVPPAVTHKSYNRRPLEYCSMNISSSLTEQFPAKTSLIKITPIVSAIIEDFRARDISVAQSDADKRLVQVLLDQLATQKTEHHFLPSSNNKYLAPVLAHVEENPTDNTPLSAWAERVHTTERTLARHCQSELGMSFTEWRLRVRYLYSMELLRKGQTVKEVALTLGYNQASPFISMFKKYSGLTPEQYKSRLL